The Bradyrhizobium barranii subsp. barranii genome segment GTGTGCATCACCTCATTGTCGGCTCGCAAGGCAACCCCTTTCGCTGATAGACACAGGATCGGAGGCAGCTTTCGCCATGGAGCAGTTCGACTCGCTCCGAATCTTCCGGACCGCAGGTCAGAAAGCGACTGCGGATTGGTCGGCGCAAGGAAGTCTGCCCCCGTTGTGGTCTTCGCCCCTTGGGCGATCAATTTGCGGGAGCAACCCTTGGCGAAAGGGTTACAGGAAGGGGAAATCAAACAGGAGCTGCAAAATGGCGGGGCACCTGCGCAATGTCCTCATCATCACCAAGACCATTGAGGGTATGGCCGAACACCTGGCCTATGTTCGGCCGAGCTGGCGACGCGAATTCCTGCCGCTGCGAACCTGGGGCGACAAGGAAGATCGTACCTACAAGGATCTGGACCGGCTGCTCGTGCTTCTCCGCGACGACTTCGGCTATCGGGGCTTCATTGGGCTCTACATGGATGGTGATCCCGATCTCGTGCGCTATCGCGCGCTTTCGGAAAGCGAAGAGGCCGACGACAAGCCATAAAGTTCGGATCCGACGGTGCCGCTGCCTCACTGCGAGGCTCGCGGTGACATCAGGACTCTCACCCGCAGAATAAAAATGGCTCGCTTGATGCGAGCCATTTTCTCATCGGGACCGGTGAAGTCCGAACGTGGCGGCAGGATACACTACCGCGACCATGCTGGGACGACGCCGTTCAGCGATTTCGGGCCGCCAGGGCACGTCGCGCGTCAGCGAAGGCCGCCGGTGACGTGAAGTGTCTCGCCCGTGACGTAGGAGGCTTCGTCCGAAGCGAAGAAGGCCACCGCGGCAGCGATCTCCTCAACCTTGCCGATGCGGCCAAGCGGGGTGGTGGATTCGATCCAGTTGCGCATGTCGCCCTCATGCAGGCCGGCAGACACGACGCCTTCGGTGGCGATCATGCCCGGATTGACGGCGTTGACGCGGATCTTGCGCGGCGCGAGCTCCAGCACGGAGCAGATCGCATCCACCGATGCCTTCGTCGCAGTGTAAACGGCGGTGTTCGCCGGCGCGATGGTCGATACGCCGGAGCTGATGTTGATGATGCTGCCCCCATTGGGATTGAAGTGCTGCACCGCTTCCCCTGAGATCAAGAGAAGCCCGAGCACATTGAGGTCGAAATGCTTGTGGAAATGCTCAGGCGTGATGGCCTCAAGCGCCGCGAACTCGTAAATGCCGGCGTTGTTGACGAGGATGTCGATCGCACCGAACGCCTTCACGGTCTCCGCGACGACGCTTTTCACGTTTTTGGCATCGGCCAGGTTGCCGTGCACGGCGACGGCTTTGCCACCCTTGGCGATGATGGCGGCGACCACGCGGTCGGCGGCCTCTTTGCTGGCGCTGTAATTGACGGCAACCGCCGCACCCTCAGCCGCAAGCCGGGCTGAGATTTCGGCGCCAATGCCTTTGGATGCGCCGGTCACGAGCGCAACTTTGCCTTCGAGTCTCTTGGTCATCGCATGTCTTCCGTTGTTCGGCGGGATGCCGATATTCAATAGTTCAATACTAGTGAACTATTGAATGAGTTCAAGGGACGTGCTATATTTTGGGCATGGTGCAGTTCGTTCACCCATCGCGGGACGAGATTACACTCGCCGGGGTGCTTGGAGCTCTCGCGGATCCGATGCGGCTGCGCATCGTCAAAAGCCTGGCCGCGCAAAACGACTGCATGTCGTGCACCGAGGCGGCGCCTTGCCCTGACATGGCGAAGTCGACCCTGTCGAACCATTTTCGGATCCTGCGGGAGGCCGGCCTGATCCGGACGTCAAAGCAAGGCGTCCAGCACCGCAACGTTTTGCGCGAAGAGGACATCAACGCGCGGTTTCCGAAACTGCTCAAGATGATCCTGAGCTTTCCAGACTGAGGGCATTCGCGCACGACTGATTTGTGGAGTGCGCAAGGGATCGGCTGATGTTGCCACCGGGCGTATCCCAAAACAAAAATGGCTCGAGCTTCCGTCCCGGCGCAGGGCGTTGCCCGGCGTTCGCGCCATGATCGATTTTCCGGCCACAGCGCTGAAGGCCCAGGTCTAGCGCGCCGTCTCTAAGCCGACCTGCTAGGGCTGCAAGACATGTTGCTCCGCGCGCGTGACGGAGCCTCCAAGCAGGCAACCCACAGGCCGACTGTCGGCGAAGCCGAGCCGCACCCGGATCTCGGACAACGACCCCATCGCCCGGCCCTGCATGATGGTGATCCGCGCGCTGTTGCGCTCGACCAGGCCGTTCTTGAGCAGTCCGAACGCGAGCGCCGCGGCGGCAATGCCGGTGGCAGCATCTTCCGGGTAGCCTGATGACTTCGGAAACTGTCGCGCCTCGAAGCGCCGTTCGCCCTGATGTTCGACGGCGTAGGGGTAAAGTCCGGTGGACCCGATCCGCCCGCAGCACGCCTCGATCTGCGCTGGGTCCGGCACCAGCTCGTTGAGCTCGCGGACGCCCTTGATCGGGATGAGCGTCTTCACGCGCGACGTGACGGCGTTCTGCACTGGCATATCAAGCAGATCGCGGCGCGACAGCTTGAGCGTCGACAGAACGTCCTCCTCTTCGGCACGCGAGAGATCGACGACCTTGCCGACAGGCTGGCTGATCTCGACGGACGGTTCGCCCGAGTCCACACGATCGACATAGCCCGTCACCGATCCGCTGCGTGTCTCGATGCGGACCTGTTCGCCCGGCAAGCGCCCCTTGGTCGCGAGGACCCAGAGCGCGCCGATGGTTGCGTGACCGCACATCTCCATCTCGTGTCGCGGAACCCAGAACCGGAAGGCAAAGTCGGCGTCGCCGCTGGGAGCCGGAAGGACGAAGCCCGACTCATGCCCGAAGTGCCGGGCCACCGACTGCATCCCCTCAGCAGTCAGGTTCGATGCATCGATGACAATTGGACAGGGGTTGCCGCCGCGCCCCGTGTGGGTGAACACGTTGACAAGGTCGATCTCGGTCATTGGACAGCTCACTTCTTGGAGTGCGCGACGGCGTCAACGATCGCGTTGGCAACAGTTTGATGGACCATGGTCAGATTCTGATGGCGCTCGAATGCCTCGCTGGGCGGACGCGACAACCTCTGCATGTCGAATCCAAACCTGGGAAGTCGTAACGCTATTCAAGTTTTAGTGACATGTCCGGCTAGATCATTTCTTACAAGCGTCGAAATATTTGCACCGCGCCGATGTTTCTTATGCTGATGACAGCAACACCAGGATCCCCGATGCCCCCGGCTGCGCTGGTCTCCCTGGCGACGTCGGTGCCTCCCCACGTGTTTTTGCAAGAGGACGTGCTGACGGCAGCATGGGATGTCTTCGGCGCCCGCTTTCCCGAATTCGAACGGTTCTCAAGCATTTTCTCGAATACCGGCATAGTCAAGCGTCACGGCGTCAAGCCGTTCGACTGGTATCTCGAACGACGAGGCTGGCCCGAACGCACCGAGGCCTTTCTCGAGGGAGCTGAAGCGCTATTTGTCGATGTCGCCGAGAAGGCGCTGGCGAGCGCGCAACTTGCCGGCGGCGATGTCGACACTGTCGTGACCGTCTCTTCTACGGGAATCGCGACACCAAGTCTCGAGGCGCGCGTTGCTCGCCGGATGGGCTTCCGGTCCGACATGATGCGTGTGCCGGTGTTTGGTCTTGGCTGTGCGGGCGGGGTTTCGGGTCTATCGATTGCGTCGCGCCTCGCCCAAGCGCGCCCTGGCACCAACGTGCTGCTGGTCACGATCGAGCTCTGCTCACTCGCACTTCGCCTGGACGAACTTACCAAAGCCAACATCGTCGCCGTCAGCCTGTTTGGCGACGGCGCTGCTGCAATCGTGTTGCGCGCGGGCGATGGCGGTGCGACGCAGATCGAGGCTGCCGGCGAACACCTTTGGCCGGATACGCTTGGCATCATGGGATGGAGTGTCGATCCGGAAGGATTCGGCGTCATCTTTCGCCGCACCATACCTGACTTCGTCACGAGGCATTTCAACTCCGCCGTGACCGAAATTCTCTCCAGAATGCGTCTTTCGGTGGAAGACATTGACCGGTTCATCTGCCATCCCGGCGGCGCGAAGGTTATCTGTGCATTGGAAGGCGCCCTCGCGCTCGACCAAGGAACGCTTTCCCATGAACGACAGATTATCGCCGACTTTGGTAACATGTCGTCACCCACTGTATTGTTCGTGCTTGAGCAGGCTCGCGCGAAAGGGCTGCCGGCGCGCTCACTGTTGACGGCGCTCGGACCCGGCTTCACCGCGAGCTGTGTCACGCTACGGCACACTTCGTGACGTTTGCTGAACTCATTCTCGGCGCCATCACGCTGCAGCGCGTCGGCGAGCTCGTCATTTCGCGCGCGAACACTCGAAAGCTCCTGGCCCGCGGCGCCGTCGAGGTGGCACCCCGGCATTATCCGTTGATTATCACGGTTCATGCCGCCTGGCTGTTGTCGCTGTGGGTGTTCGGCCGCGACCAACCGGTGAATGTCGTTGCCCTGGCCGGCTATCTTATCCTTCAGTGCCTTCGCTTCTGGGTCATCCGGACGCTCGGCTCACGATGGACGACGCGGATTATTGTTCTGCCCGAACAGCCGCTCGTGTCGGCGGGACCCTATCGATTTCTGTCGCATCCCAACTATGCCGTGGTTGCCGGCGAGATCGCCGTGCTCCCTTTGGTTCTGGGTCTGCCGCTGCTGGCCATCGTCTTCACCATCCTCAACGCTGCGGTTCTCGCGATCCGCATACGGGCCGAAAACCTCGCCCTCGCCGCATCCCGTGAGACATTGTGCGTGGCGCAAAATGACTGAACGGGTTATCGAGCCGAGTGCAGCTACGTGGCTTGGCTTCGTCCTGATGTGCCTCGGCATGTTCATGGCGATCCTCGACATTCAGGTCGTCGCCACTTCGCTACCCACGATCCAGAGTACACTCGCCATATCGCGAGAGGCGATGAGCTGGATTCAAACCGCGTATCTGATCGCCGAGATCATCGCCATTCCACTGACCGGGTGGCTTACGCGCGTTCTGACGCTGCGATGGCTGTTCGTTATTGCGATCAGCGTCTTTACCCTTGCCTCCATCGGCTGCGCGTTCAGCAGCAGTTTTACGATGCTTGTCAGCTTCCGCGTGCTTCAGGGTTTCGCTGGCGGCGTGCTGATTCCGGCGGTTTTTTCCGCTGTCTTTCTGCTGTTTCCGATCCGTTTGCATCCCGTTGCCACCACCATGGCCGGCATTATGGCCGTGCTGGCGCCCACGGTCGGACCGGTGGTCGGTGGCTGGATCACCGACACCTGGTCCTGGCATTGGCTGTTTCTGATCAATGTCGCTCCCGGGGTGGTCGCCGCACTCGCCACGCCAATGCTGCTGCCGCGCGAACGACCCCGGCTTTCTGATCTGGCTACACTCGACGTGCCGTCTCTCGGACTTCTTGCGGTTTCGCTTGCATGCCTGGAGATCGGTCTGAAGGAAGGCCCGCAACGCGGGTGGCTTTCTCCATTCTGCTCCATCCTGATCGTCTTGAGTGCTGCCGCGGCAACCGTCTTCGCCATCCGAACACTCAGGGCTGCGCATCCGGTGGTCGAACTGTCGACATTTAGATCGCGCTCGTTTGCGATCGG includes the following:
- a CDS encoding DHA2 family efflux MFS transporter permease subunit: MTERVIEPSAATWLGFVLMCLGMFMAILDIQVVATSLPTIQSTLAISREAMSWIQTAYLIAEIIAIPLTGWLTRVLTLRWLFVIAISVFTLASIGCAFSSSFTMLVSFRVLQGFAGGVLIPAVFSAVFLLFPIRLHPVATTMAGIMAVLAPTVGPVVGGWITDTWSWHWLFLINVAPGVVAALATPMLLPRERPRLSDLATLDVPSLGLLAVSLACLEIGLKEGPQRGWLSPFCSILIVLSAAAATVFAIRTLRAAHPVVELSTFRSRSFAIGCALSFFLGVGLFGSVYLMPVFLAYVRHHDAFEIGTIMLVTGVAQLATAPIAGLLESRFDPRWLSAAGFGLFAIGLGCSAFESRVADFQEMFWPQVLRGVAIMFCLLPPTRLALGSLTASRVPDASGLFNLMRNLGGAIGIALIDTILYGRTGGHADALRERLIAGDVTAAQAIGLDLTLFTHRPPQVSDAAVEAYLRPMVEKAAFALSANEAWALLACVALLGLLLIPFAPGPLEGTDENYGDGACN
- a CDS encoding PhzF family phenazine biosynthesis protein, producing MTEIDLVNVFTHTGRGGNPCPIVIDASNLTAEGMQSVARHFGHESGFVLPAPSGDADFAFRFWVPRHEMEMCGHATIGALWVLATKGRLPGEQVRIETRSGSVTGYVDRVDSGEPSVEISQPVGKVVDLSRAEEEDVLSTLKLSRRDLLDMPVQNAVTSRVKTLIPIKGVRELNELVPDPAQIEACCGRIGSTGLYPYAVEHQGERRFEARQFPKSSGYPEDAATGIAAAALAFGLLKNGLVERNSARITIMQGRAMGSLSEIRVRLGFADSRPVGCLLGGSVTRAEQHVLQP
- a CDS encoding type III polyketide synthase; its protein translation is MPPAALVSLATSVPPHVFLQEDVLTAAWDVFGARFPEFERFSSIFSNTGIVKRHGVKPFDWYLERRGWPERTEAFLEGAEALFVDVAEKALASAQLAGGDVDTVVTVSSTGIATPSLEARVARRMGFRSDMMRVPVFGLGCAGGVSGLSIASRLAQARPGTNVLLVTIELCSLALRLDELTKANIVAVSLFGDGAAAIVLRAGDGGATQIEAAGEHLWPDTLGIMGWSVDPEGFGVIFRRTIPDFVTRHFNSAVTEILSRMRLSVEDIDRFICHPGGAKVICALEGALALDQGTLSHERQIIADFGNMSSPTVLFVLEQARAKGLPARSLLTALGPGFTASCVTLRHTS
- a CDS encoding isoprenylcysteine carboxyl methyltransferase family protein, translating into MTFAELILGAITLQRVGELVISRANTRKLLARGAVEVAPRHYPLIITVHAAWLLSLWVFGRDQPVNVVALAGYLILQCLRFWVIRTLGSRWTTRIIVLPEQPLVSAGPYRFLSHPNYAVVAGEIAVLPLVLGLPLLAIVFTILNAAVLAIRIRAENLALAASRETLCVAQND
- a CDS encoding ArsR/SmtB family transcription factor — translated: MVQFVHPSRDEITLAGVLGALADPMRLRIVKSLAAQNDCMSCTEAAPCPDMAKSTLSNHFRILREAGLIRTSKQGVQHRNVLREEDINARFPKLLKMILSFPD
- a CDS encoding SDR family NAD(P)-dependent oxidoreductase, with protein sequence MTKRLEGKVALVTGASKGIGAEISARLAAEGAAVAVNYSASKEAADRVVAAIIAKGGKAVAVHGNLADAKNVKSVVAETVKAFGAIDILVNNAGIYEFAALEAITPEHFHKHFDLNVLGLLLISGEAVQHFNPNGGSIINISSGVSTIAPANTAVYTATKASVDAICSVLELAPRKIRVNAVNPGMIATEGVVSAGLHEGDMRNWIESTTPLGRIGKVEEIAAAVAFFASDEASYVTGETLHVTGGLR